From the genome of Capsicum annuum cultivar UCD-10X-F1 chromosome 4, UCD10Xv1.1, whole genome shotgun sequence:
NNNNNNNNNNNNNNNNNNNNNNNNNNNNNNNNNNNNNNNNNNNNNNNNNNNNNNNNNNNNNNNNNNNNNNNNNNNNNNNNNNNNNNNNNNNNNNNNNNNNNNNNNNNNNNNNNNNNNNNNNNNNNNNNNNNNNNNNNNNNNNNNNNNNNNNNNNNNNNNNNNNNNNNNNNNNNNNNNNNNNNNNNNNNNNNNNNNNNNNNNNNNNNNNNNNNNNNNNNNNNNNNNNNNNNNNNNNNNNNNNNNNNNNNNNNNNNNNNNNNNNNNNNNNNNNNNNNNNNNNNNNNNNNNNNNNNNNNNNNNNNNNNNNNNNNNNNNNNNNNNNNNNNNNNNNNNNNNNNNNNNNNNNNNNNNNNNNNNNNNNNNNNNNNNNNNNNNNNNNNNNNNNNNNNNNNNNNNNNNNNNNNNNNNNNNNNNNNNNNNNNNNNNNNNNNNNNNNNNNNNNNNNNNNNNNNNNNNNNNNNNNNNNNNNNNNNNNNNNNNNNNNNNNNNNNNNNNNNNNNNNNNNNNNNNNNNNNNNNNNNNNNNNNNNNNNNNNNNNNNNNNNNNNNNNNNNNNNNNNNNNNNNNNNNNNNNNNNNNNNNNNNNNNNNNNNNNNNNNNNNNNNNNNNNNNNNNNNNNNNNNNNNNNNNNNNNNNNNNNNNNNNNNNNNNNNNNNNNNNNNNNNNNNNNNNNNNNNNNNNNNNNNNNNNNNNNNNNNNNNNNNNNNNNNNNNNNNNNNNNNNNNNNNNNNNNNNNNNNNNNNNNNNNNNNNNNNNNNNNNNNNNNNNNNNNNNNNNNNNNNNNNNNNNNNNNNNNNNNNNNNNNNNNNNNNNNNNNNNNNNNNNNNNNNNNNNNNNNNNNNNNNNNNNNNNNNNNNNNNNNNNNNNNNNNNNNNNNNNNNNNNNNNNNNNNNNNNNNNNNNNNNNNNNNNNNNNNNNNNNNNNNNNNNNNNNNNNNNNNNNNNNNNNNNNNNNNNNNNNNNNNNNNNNNNNNNNNNNNNNNNNNNNNNNNNNNNNNNNNNNNNNNNNNNNNNNNNNNNNNNNNNNNNNNNNNNNNNNNNNNNNNNNNNNNNNNNNNNNNNNNNNNNNNNNNNNNNNNNNNNNNNNNNNNNNNNNNNNNNNNNNNNNNNNNNNNNNNNNNNNNNNNNNNNNNNNNNNNNACAGTCAAacaaaataaagatgaaatataCATTTTAGGTgggaaaaaagagaaaggaaaaatcaGCAAAACTAAGAGACGTACCCGGTGCAATATACCTGAATGTTGCAAAGGTTTTAGTGTACAAATCACCCTGATCTTCACCAAGCAGTTTTGAAATGCCAAAGTCACTGAGGTGGGAAACCATATCTTCATCCAACAATACGTTACTAGGCTTCACGTCACAGTGAATCACAGGCAACGAGCACCTATAGTGAAGATATTCCAAAGcacatgccacatctatcatTATGCTTAGTCTCTGCTTGATGTCGAAGAAGTAGTTGTGAGAATACAAATACTTCTCAAGACTCCcattagtcatataatcatgaactaaAGCCTTGAAATCAAGATTGGAACAATTAGTAATGACTTTTACGAGATTCCTATGGCGAAGGCTACGGAAAACTTCACATTACGTATCAAAACTCTTAATGTCACATCCAGCTGCAGATTGAACACTTTAACTTCAATGGCAGTTCCACATCTGATAATGCCTTTGTAAACAGAGCCAAAACTTCCAAACCGAACCCGATTACTCTCACTAAGGTCATCCGTTGCTTGGAGCAGTTCATAGTATAAAATCCTTTCTCGTGTTACTGTAGACAATGAGTCTGCTTGTTGAGGAGCTCTTTTACCTCTTCTATACCTTATCgataaaaacacaaatatgataGGAACAAACAAAATTGCAAGTCCTAGGAATAGAAATAGAACTAGCAGTTTTTTCCTATTTGATTTGTGCTTTGATGAAGTGGGGCATGGCGGGACACCAAATCTTGAAGAACCACACAGTTCTTCATTGCAGATGAAAAATTGACTCGAAAGATTCTTGAAAGGACCCCCTGAGGGTATTTCACCATGCAATTTGTTGGCAGAAACATTGAAATACTTGAGGTATTGAAGTTTCTCCAACGACATGGGAATAGTTCCCGATATATTATTATCCGAAAGGTCTAGAAATTCCAAACATACCATGTTGCTCATTGAGTCAGGTATAGCTCCTTGCAATTTTTTGTGTCTCAAAGATAGGTGCACCAGAGTTTGTAATCCTCCAATTTCTTTAGGAATTTCATTTGAGATCGATTCATTGACAGATCTATTAATGTTGCAGCctttagatttccaatttctCGAGGTAAAGAACC
Proteins encoded in this window:
- the LOC107869121 gene encoding LRR receptor-like serine/threonine-protein kinase FLS2, with product MVCLEFLDLSDNNISGTIPMSLEKLQYLKYFNVSANKLHGEIPSGGPFKNLSSQFFICNEELCGSSRFGVPPCPTSSKHKSNRKKLLVLFLFLGLAILFVPIIFVFLSIRYRRGKRAPQQADSLSTVTRERILYYELLQATDDLSESNRVRFGSFGSVYKGIIRCGTAIEVKVFNLQLDVTLRVLIRNVKFSVAFAIGISCSLPVIHCDVKPSNVLLDEDMVSHLSDFGISKLLGEDQGDLYTKTFATFRYALITSKKINYTLTAGIIPQEIGNLVNLMELWMESNQMAGSVPISIFNISVLKVLSLAGNNLNGFLSHKIGILTKMQFLYHTQNRFTGEIPKEIINLVELEELLLGSNRFRGPLTMVIFNISGLRLGLIDSHNNWQLEKPSALQLE